From the genome of Bradyrhizobium elkanii USDA 76, one region includes:
- a CDS encoding metallophosphoesterase family protein: protein MLLDPRHGDFEDNAASPEQRSLFAIVGSLLVEISPAKLLFAWTISLLLPGVLLGLAPLVASAWISSLSQHALALSEVGAVLALVVIAALGWLGGRPLFQIAETSFWSLNALAVQPSYAFTREALGHLAELLWRAGATPASRTRLRRSCSVGAGILLSAGAALIAALAWPASQWTATINDLVLIHRLVLPTFANAVVLVSCYLAVASLAWSVADASMEQPADLAGFDAAPSGGRCWRVAHLSDLHVVGERYGFRIESGTAGPRGNERFNRVLARLAEIHSVDPLDHVLISGDMTDAGRPGEWAEFLDALAGHPELAARIIMLPGNHDVNVVDRANPARLDLPFSPGKRLRQMRTLSAIAAVQGDRVRVIDGFGKPSATLNQALAPYHDRITQFAQHGGVRRAAALRGLFDDQFPMILPPDQDGGLGIAILNSNAETHFSFTNALGLVSEAQTRRLEAAIRHFPTACWTIALHHHLMEYPMPVKTFAERIGTALINGSWFVRRLQRFSDRSVVMHGHRHIDWIGTCGASKVVSAPSPVMGADDAVSYFYIHRMMVGPDRKLCLAEPERVEIARS, encoded by the coding sequence GTGCTGCTTGATCCCCGCCACGGCGACTTTGAGGACAATGCCGCCAGCCCGGAACAGCGTTCGTTGTTCGCGATCGTGGGTAGCCTTCTGGTTGAGATAAGCCCCGCGAAACTGTTGTTCGCCTGGACGATTTCGCTTCTGCTCCCGGGCGTGCTGCTCGGCCTTGCGCCACTGGTCGCGTCCGCCTGGATTTCGAGCCTTTCGCAACACGCTCTTGCCCTCTCCGAAGTGGGCGCCGTGCTGGCGCTGGTTGTGATCGCGGCGTTGGGATGGCTCGGCGGGCGACCGCTGTTTCAAATCGCGGAAACAAGCTTCTGGTCGCTGAACGCGCTCGCGGTCCAACCGAGTTACGCCTTCACGCGCGAGGCACTGGGCCATCTGGCGGAGCTGCTCTGGCGCGCTGGCGCAACTCCTGCCTCTCGCACGAGGCTGCGGCGCAGTTGCTCGGTCGGCGCCGGCATACTGCTCTCTGCGGGGGCGGCATTGATCGCGGCCCTGGCCTGGCCTGCTTCGCAATGGACTGCGACCATCAATGACCTGGTCCTGATCCATCGTCTTGTGCTGCCGACGTTCGCGAACGCCGTGGTGCTGGTGTCCTGCTATCTTGCGGTCGCATCACTGGCCTGGAGCGTGGCCGACGCCAGTATGGAACAACCGGCCGACCTTGCCGGATTCGACGCGGCGCCGTCCGGAGGCCGCTGCTGGCGCGTTGCGCATCTGTCCGATCTTCACGTGGTCGGCGAACGATACGGCTTCCGCATCGAAAGCGGGACCGCCGGTCCGCGGGGAAACGAACGCTTCAATCGCGTGCTGGCTCGCCTTGCCGAAATTCACTCCGTTGATCCGCTCGACCATGTGCTGATCAGCGGCGATATGACGGACGCCGGCCGGCCCGGCGAATGGGCGGAATTTCTCGATGCATTGGCGGGTCATCCCGAGCTCGCTGCACGCATCATCATGCTTCCGGGCAATCATGACGTTAACGTGGTGGATCGTGCCAATCCCGCGCGCCTCGACCTGCCGTTCAGCCCAGGCAAGCGGCTACGGCAGATGCGCACCCTGTCGGCGATCGCGGCCGTCCAGGGCGATCGCGTCCGCGTCATCGACGGTTTCGGCAAACCGTCGGCCACGCTGAACCAGGCGCTGGCCCCTTATCATGATCGGATAACGCAATTTGCGCAGCACGGGGGCGTGCGCCGCGCGGCGGCGCTCCGCGGCCTGTTCGATGATCAATTCCCAATGATCCTGCCGCCGGACCAGGACGGCGGCCTCGGGATCGCCATTCTCAACTCCAACGCCGAAACCCACTTCTCCTTCACCAACGCGCTCGGTTTGGTTTCGGAAGCGCAAACACGGCGGTTGGAGGCTGCGATCCGTCATTTCCCGACGGCATGCTGGACCATCGCGCTACATCATCACTTGATGGAATATCCCATGCCGGTGAAGACATTTGCCGAGCGCATTGGGACGGCCTTGATCAACGGCAGTTGGTTTGTGCGCAGGTTGCAAAGGTTTTCCGATCGCTCGGTGGTGATGCACGGTCACCGGCACATCGATTGGATCGGTACGTGTGGTGCGTCGAAGGTCGTCTCGGCCCCTTCACCGGTGATGGGGGCCGACGATGCGGTCAGTTATTTCTATATCCACAGAATGATGGTCGGCCCGGACCGGAAGCTCTGCCTCGCCGAGCCTGAGCGGGTTGAGATTGCCAGAAGCTAG
- a CDS encoding YkvA family protein: MPSANRLSSIKLSSTKLSSIKVWARNLKRDSVALYLASRDPRVPWYAKALAVAVAAYALSPIDLIPDFIPVIGYLDDLILLPLGIWLAISLVPDEVMMECRAKASAVSQRPTSRAGMIAIVVLWIAGALALAWAAFKYWRQPIV, encoded by the coding sequence ATGCCGTCCGCCAACAGACTTTCCTCAATCAAGTTGTCCTCAACCAAGCTGTCCTCGATCAAGGTTTGGGCGCGCAACCTCAAGCGGGACAGCGTTGCGCTGTATCTCGCATCGCGTGATCCGCGGGTGCCCTGGTATGCCAAGGCCCTTGCGGTCGCCGTCGCTGCCTACGCACTGTCTCCCATCGACCTGATCCCGGATTTCATTCCGGTGATCGGCTATCTCGACGATCTGATCCTGCTGCCGCTCGGCATCTGGCTTGCGATCTCGCTCGTGCCGGACGAGGTGATGATGGAATGCCGAGCCAAGGCCAGCGCCGTCTCGCAGCGTCCGACCAGCCGGGCGGGAATGATCGCGATCGTCGTGCTCTGGATCGCCGGTGCGCTGGCGCTGGCTTGGGCGGCTTTCAAATACTGGCGACAGCCAATCGTCTAG
- a CDS encoding helix-turn-helix domain-containing protein — MSDTVHSLSTNGLTPKRQIQRWSDALTDLCGQFDVDALEGSSLEARVNFTTVSRLKLCQIEASQHRIAHTISRIKLSEHPYIKIVFQTHGVSHFEQDGLHFDIMPGDCFAYDVSCPHTIISPSLTRHEVVIVPKDLLKERGFQLSKMAPCKLSARNGTGRIAYDFVHAAFGEAPTLTPVNAVGVADALIDLLLLPLRETGAMFDRGSAEATYVRAQGFIREHLRDPDLCIDRISAALGCSKRYLHMLFSDRGMTVSDYIWKARLQNCRQELESQNGKTITDVAFSWGFSSSSHFSRVFRKYFGIAPSSVHKGLHGGMPADVVLE; from the coding sequence ATGTCCGATACAGTCCATTCTCTCAGCACGAACGGATTGACGCCCAAGCGGCAGATCCAGCGCTGGTCGGATGCGCTCACTGACCTTTGCGGCCAGTTCGATGTCGATGCGCTGGAAGGATCGTCGCTCGAAGCCCGGGTTAATTTCACGACGGTATCGCGCTTGAAGCTGTGCCAGATCGAGGCAAGCCAGCACCGGATCGCGCACACCATCTCGCGCATCAAGCTGAGCGAGCATCCCTACATCAAGATCGTGTTCCAGACCCACGGCGTCTCGCATTTCGAGCAGGACGGCCTGCACTTCGACATCATGCCGGGCGACTGCTTCGCCTACGACGTGTCGTGTCCGCACACCATCATCAGCCCGTCGCTGACGCGGCACGAGGTCGTCATCGTTCCAAAGGATCTTCTCAAGGAGCGCGGCTTCCAGCTCTCCAAGATGGCGCCGTGCAAGCTGTCGGCGCGCAACGGCACCGGCCGCATCGCCTATGATTTCGTCCATGCCGCCTTCGGCGAGGCACCGACGCTGACCCCGGTCAATGCCGTCGGCGTGGCCGATGCGCTGATCGACCTGCTGCTGCTGCCGCTGCGCGAGACCGGCGCCATGTTCGACCGCGGCAGCGCCGAGGCCACCTATGTGCGGGCCCAGGGCTTCATTCGCGAGCATCTGCGCGATCCCGATCTCTGCATCGATCGCATTTCGGCGGCGCTCGGCTGTTCGAAGCGCTATCTGCACATGCTGTTCAGCGATCGCGGCATGACGGTCAGCGACTACATCTGGAAGGCCCGGCTGCAGAATTGCCGGCAGGAGCTGGAGTCCCAGAACGGCAAGACCATCACGGACGTCGCGTTCTCCTGGGGCTTCTCGAGCTCATCGCATTTCAGCCGCGTCTTCCGGAAGTATTTCGGCATCGCGCCCTCCTCCGTCCACAAGGGCCTGCACGGCGGTATGCCGGCCGATGTGGTGCTGGAATAG
- a CDS encoding epoxide hydrolase family protein, translated as MTAISPFRIAVSDDVLEDLRSRLRRTRWPEAELVDDWSQGAPLQWIKDVCHYWAETYDWRQREARLNRFSQFTTEIDGLDIHFIHVRSKHPEARPLIITHGWPGSVVEFHKVIEPLTDPVAHGGVAADAFHVVCPSLPGFGFSAKPVATGWGVDRIAKAWAVLMQRLGYASYFAQGGDWGSAVTTAIGGQDAAHCAGIHITLAMSTRPNVEGQPTPEETRALNGIKYYADWDSGYSKQQSTRPQTLGYGLTDSPSGQAAWILEKFWAWTDCDGHPENILSRDELLDNVMLYWVTATAASSARLYWESFGPGKRTPHKVSVPTGVAAFPKEIVTPVRKWMETNFTNIQHWSEMPKGGHFSAFEQPELFIGEVREFFGKLR; from the coding sequence ATGACCGCCATCAGCCCGTTCCGCATCGCCGTCAGCGACGATGTCCTCGAGGATCTGCGCAGCCGGCTGCGCCGAACGCGCTGGCCGGAAGCCGAGCTGGTCGACGACTGGAGTCAGGGCGCGCCGCTGCAATGGATCAAGGACGTCTGCCACTATTGGGCCGAGACCTATGACTGGCGGCAGCGCGAGGCGCGGCTCAACCGCTTCAGCCAGTTCACCACCGAAATCGACGGGCTCGACATCCACTTCATCCATGTCCGCTCGAAGCACCCGGAGGCGCGGCCCTTGATCATTACTCATGGCTGGCCGGGATCGGTGGTCGAATTCCACAAGGTGATCGAGCCATTGACAGATCCTGTGGCGCATGGCGGCGTTGCCGCCGATGCCTTCCACGTGGTGTGCCCGTCACTGCCGGGCTTCGGCTTCTCGGCCAAGCCTGTAGCGACGGGCTGGGGCGTCGACCGGATCGCCAAGGCCTGGGCCGTCCTGATGCAGCGGCTCGGATACGCCAGCTATTTCGCACAAGGCGGCGACTGGGGTTCCGCGGTCACGACCGCGATCGGCGGACAGGATGCTGCACATTGCGCCGGCATTCACATCACGCTTGCGATGTCGACCCGGCCCAATGTCGAGGGACAGCCGACGCCGGAGGAGACGAGGGCGCTCAACGGCATCAAATATTATGCCGACTGGGATTCCGGCTATTCCAAGCAGCAATCCACCCGGCCGCAGACGCTCGGCTATGGCCTGACGGATTCGCCGAGCGGGCAGGCGGCCTGGATCCTGGAAAAGTTCTGGGCCTGGACCGATTGCGACGGCCATCCGGAAAACATCCTAAGCCGCGACGAGCTGCTCGACAACGTCATGCTGTACTGGGTCACCGCAACGGCCGCGTCGTCGGCGCGGCTCTATTGGGAAAGTTTCGGGCCGGGCAAGCGAACCCCGCACAAGGTGAGCGTGCCGACCGGCGTTGCCGCGTTCCCCAAGGAGATCGTCACGCCGGTCCGCAAATGGATGGAGACGAACTTCACCAACATCCAGCACTGGAGCGAGATGCCGAAAGGCGGACATTTCTCGGCATTCGAGCAGCCCGAGCTGTTCATCGGCGAGGTGCGCGAATTCTTCGGCAAGCTGCGCTGA
- a CDS encoding invasion associated locus B family protein, producing the protein MLTVSAADRRLRAIVALVVMAGVGSAQVARTPDMSDASGSAVSMPIDTRSQTSAMDGVVRAVQLPKGASTISETYGDWIVKCQLDGGAKLCTLGQTQLAKETNQQIFAIELIPRDGKAEGNILMPFGLKFDAGSVLKLDGKDLEQTRFSTCTTQGCLLPVSFPTVVTDTISRAKMLTVAAQSISNGRAVVFNVPLNGFAAALERTIQLGS; encoded by the coding sequence ATGCTGACGGTCAGCGCAGCAGACAGGCGTCTTCGGGCAATCGTCGCTCTCGTCGTCATGGCCGGCGTCGGTTCGGCGCAAGTCGCCCGAACACCCGATATGTCGGATGCCAGTGGGAGCGCCGTCTCCATGCCGATCGACACACGGAGCCAGACGTCCGCGATGGATGGCGTGGTCCGCGCCGTCCAGCTTCCCAAGGGCGCTTCCACGATCAGCGAGACCTACGGAGACTGGATCGTCAAATGCCAGCTCGACGGCGGGGCCAAGCTGTGTACCCTCGGGCAGACACAGCTCGCCAAGGAAACCAATCAGCAAATCTTCGCCATCGAACTGATTCCCAGGGACGGAAAGGCCGAAGGCAACATCTTGATGCCGTTCGGGCTGAAGTTCGACGCCGGTTCCGTCCTCAAGCTTGACGGCAAGGATCTGGAGCAGACGCGCTTCTCCACCTGCACGACGCAAGGCTGCTTGCTGCCGGTATCCTTTCCCACGGTCGTGACCGACACCATCAGCAGGGCCAAAATGCTCACCGTTGCCGCACAGAGCATCAGCAACGGGCGGGCTGTCGTCTTTAACGTCCCCCTCAACGGCTTCGCCGCGGCGCTGGAGCGCACCATTCAGCTCGGAAGCTGA
- a CDS encoding S-(hydroxymethyl)glutathione dehydrogenase/class III alcohol dehydrogenase: MKTRAAVAFEAKKPLEIVELDLEGPKAGEVLVEIKATGICHTDAYTLDGFDSEGIFPSILGHEGAGIVREVGAGVTSVKPGDHVIPLYTPECRQCKSCLSQKTNLCTAIRATQGKGVMPDGTSRFSYKGKTVFHYMGCSTFSNFTVLPEIAVAKIREDAPFDKSCYIGCGVTTGVGAVVNTAKVTPGSNVVVFGLGGIGLNVIQGAKMVGADKIIGVDINDSKEAWGKQFGMTHFVNPTKVSGDIVQHLVGLTDGGADYTFDCTGNTNVMRQALEACHRGWGVSVVIGVAESGKEIATRPFQLVTGRVWKGTAFGGARGRTDVPKIVDWYMGGKIQIDPMITHVLKLDEINKGFDLMHEGKSIRSVVVF, from the coding sequence ATGAAGACCCGCGCCGCAGTCGCATTTGAAGCAAAGAAGCCGCTTGAGATCGTCGAGCTCGATCTGGAAGGCCCCAAGGCCGGCGAGGTCCTTGTCGAGATCAAGGCGACGGGCATCTGTCACACCGATGCCTACACGCTCGACGGCTTCGACAGCGAGGGCATCTTTCCCTCGATCCTCGGGCACGAAGGTGCGGGCATCGTTCGCGAGGTCGGCGCCGGCGTGACGTCGGTCAAGCCCGGCGATCATGTGATCCCGCTCTACACGCCGGAATGCCGGCAGTGCAAAAGCTGCCTGAGCCAGAAGACCAATCTCTGCACCGCGATCCGCGCCACCCAGGGCAAGGGGGTCATGCCCGACGGCACCTCGCGGTTCAGCTACAAGGGCAAGACGGTCTTCCACTATATGGGCTGCTCGACCTTCTCGAACTTCACCGTGCTGCCCGAGATCGCGGTGGCCAAGATTCGCGAGGACGCGCCGTTCGACAAGAGCTGCTACATCGGGTGCGGCGTCACCACCGGTGTCGGCGCGGTCGTCAACACCGCCAAGGTGACGCCGGGCTCCAACGTGGTCGTGTTCGGCCTCGGCGGCATCGGCCTCAACGTGATCCAGGGCGCCAAGATGGTCGGCGCCGACAAGATCATCGGCGTCGACATCAATGACTCCAAGGAGGCTTGGGGCAAACAGTTCGGCATGACGCATTTCGTCAACCCGACCAAGGTGTCGGGCGACATCGTGCAGCACCTTGTCGGGCTCACCGATGGTGGCGCCGACTACACCTTCGACTGCACCGGCAACACCAACGTGATGCGGCAGGCGCTGGAAGCCTGCCATCGCGGCTGGGGTGTCTCGGTGGTGATCGGCGTCGCGGAATCCGGCAAGGAGATTGCGACCCGGCCGTTCCAGCTCGTCACCGGACGGGTCTGGAAGGGCACCGCCTTCGGCGGCGCGCGCGGCCGCACCGACGTGCCGAAGATCGTCGACTGGTACATGGGCGGAAAGATCCAGATCGATCCGATGATCACCCACGTGCTGAAACTCGACGAGATCAACAAGGGCTTCGACCTGATGCACGAGGGAAAATCGATCCGTTCGGTCGTCGTATTCTGA
- a CDS encoding AI-2E family transporter: MAGGLKITTGIIAAVLVIAAVAQARSVLAPLAAALFIIAIVWPVQQRLQSWLPKLLALAVTVVVTTATCVAFASLAAWGFGRVGRSLITDAARYQAFYDAAVIWLDGHGVSFAGLWAEHFNVGWLLRTTQYVTGRVNTTLSFWLVALVYVVLGLLEVEDAGRRIQRLENRTAARVLLKGSKATAAKFRKYMLVRTQMSAVTGLLVGLFAAVTGLPFAFEWGVIAFVLNYIPFVGPFIATLFPTLLAMTQFESWPAVFGVFACLNVIQFVVGSYIEPRVAGSTLSISPFLVLFAIFFWSSLWGLFGTFIGVPITLAILTFCAESPSAAWIADLFGGSHQDKPQTS; the protein is encoded by the coding sequence ATGGCAGGCGGGTTGAAGATCACGACCGGCATCATCGCCGCGGTGCTGGTCATTGCGGCGGTGGCTCAGGCGCGCAGCGTGCTCGCCCCGCTTGCGGCCGCCCTGTTCATCATCGCGATCGTCTGGCCCGTTCAGCAACGGCTCCAGTCATGGCTGCCGAAACTCCTCGCGCTCGCGGTTACCGTCGTCGTTACGACCGCTACCTGCGTCGCATTTGCCTCGCTTGCGGCGTGGGGGTTCGGCCGCGTCGGGCGCTCATTGATTACGGATGCGGCGCGGTATCAAGCCTTCTACGATGCCGCGGTGATCTGGCTCGACGGCCATGGCGTCTCGTTCGCCGGCCTTTGGGCGGAGCATTTCAACGTCGGCTGGCTGCTGCGCACCACGCAATACGTCACCGGCCGCGTCAACACCACGTTGAGCTTCTGGCTCGTCGCGCTGGTCTATGTCGTGCTGGGACTTCTCGAGGTCGAAGACGCTGGTCGACGAATCCAGCGGTTGGAGAATCGCACCGCTGCGCGCGTCCTGCTCAAGGGCAGCAAAGCGACGGCCGCCAAGTTTCGCAAGTATATGCTGGTGCGGACGCAGATGAGCGCGGTCACGGGTCTGTTGGTCGGCCTGTTCGCCGCCGTGACCGGACTGCCATTCGCATTCGAATGGGGCGTGATCGCCTTTGTCCTCAACTACATTCCTTTCGTCGGCCCTTTCATCGCGACGCTGTTCCCCACGCTGCTGGCCATGACGCAGTTCGAGAGCTGGCCCGCGGTGTTTGGTGTGTTCGCCTGTCTCAACGTCATCCAGTTCGTGGTAGGCAGCTATATCGAACCGCGGGTGGCCGGCTCGACATTGTCGATCTCGCCGTTCCTGGTGCTGTTTGCGATCTTCTTCTGGAGCTCGCTTTGGGGCCTGTTCGGGACCTTCATCGGCGTGCCGATCACGCTCGCTATTCTGACCTTCTGTGCCGAGAGTCCGTCGGCCGCCTGGATCGCTGATCTGTTCGGCGGATCGCACCAAGATAAGCCGCAAACCTCCTAG
- the gfa gene encoding S-(hydroxymethyl)glutathione synthase, protein MTVHIHPSVDNGVKQGSGSFAGGTLVCKCADKPVKVGIKGDVAHNHACGCTKCWKPSGATFSVVAVVPRENVTVLENGDKLKIVDAAAVIQRHACTGCGTHMYGRIENKGHPFYGLDFIHPELFQESGSAAPGFAAFVSSVIESGVKPSDMAGIRSRLKELGLEPYDCLSPPLMDAIATHVAKSKAA, encoded by the coding sequence ATGACTGTTCATATCCACCCGTCGGTCGACAATGGCGTCAAGCAAGGCTCCGGCAGCTTTGCCGGCGGCACGCTGGTCTGCAAATGCGCGGACAAGCCGGTCAAGGTCGGCATCAAGGGCGACGTCGCCCACAACCACGCCTGCGGCTGTACCAAATGCTGGAAGCCTTCGGGCGCCACCTTCTCGGTGGTCGCGGTGGTTCCGCGCGAGAACGTCACCGTGCTGGAAAACGGCGACAAGCTGAAGATCGTCGACGCGGCTGCGGTGATCCAGCGCCATGCCTGCACCGGATGTGGCACCCATATGTACGGCCGGATCGAGAACAAGGGCCATCCGTTCTATGGCCTCGACTTCATCCATCCCGAGCTGTTCCAGGAGTCCGGCTCGGCTGCGCCCGGATTTGCCGCCTTCGTGTCGTCGGTGATCGAGTCCGGCGTCAAGCCGTCCGATATGGCCGGGATCAGGTCGCGGCTCAAGGAGCTTGGGCTCGAGCCCTATGATTGCCTGTCGCCGCCGCTGATGGACGCGATCGCCACCCACGTGGCGAAGTCCAAAGCGGCCTGA
- the xoxF5 gene encoding lanthanide-dependent methanol dehydrogenase XoxF5 yields MRKMLYATGLGAMAVFAVGAANANDELHKMSQNPKDWVMPAGDYANQRYSKLNQINASNVGKLQVAWTFSTGVLRGHEGGPLIIGNIMYVHTPFPNKVYALDLSQDNKIVWKYEPKQDPNVIPVMCCDTVNRGVAYGDGKIFLHQADTTLVALDAKTGKVEWTVKNGDPSKGSTGTSAPLVVKDKVLLGISGGEFGVQAHVTAYDIKTGKQVWRGYSEGPDDQLLVDDKTTELGKPIGKDSSLKTWQGDQWKIGGGATWGWISYDPELNLVYYGSGNPSTWNPKQRPGDNKWSMTIWARNPDTGVAKWVYQMTPHDEWDYDGVNEMILSDQTIDGKARKLLTHFDRNGLGYTLDRATGELLVAEKYDPKVNWTSGVDMKKDSPTYGRPKVLDAASTDKAGEDVNVKGICPAALGSKDEQPAAYSPDTQLFYVPTNHVCMDYEPFKVSYTAGQPYVGATLSMYPPPGETNMGNFIAWDGKTGKIVWSNKEQFSVWSGALATAGGVVFYGTLEGYLKAVDAKTGKELYKFKTPSGIIGNVTTYEHAGKQYVAILSGVGGWAGIGLAAGLTDPTAGLGAVGGYAALSNYTALGGTLTVFSLPQQ; encoded by the coding sequence ATGCGCAAGATGCTTTACGCGACCGGTCTTGGGGCAATGGCGGTATTTGCCGTCGGAGCTGCCAACGCCAATGACGAACTCCACAAAATGTCGCAGAACCCGAAGGACTGGGTGATGCCGGCTGGAGACTACGCCAATCAGCGTTACTCCAAGCTGAATCAGATCAACGCCTCGAACGTCGGAAAGTTGCAGGTCGCCTGGACGTTTTCGACCGGCGTGCTGCGCGGCCACGAGGGCGGCCCGCTGATCATCGGCAACATCATGTACGTCCACACCCCGTTCCCAAACAAGGTCTATGCTCTTGACCTTTCGCAGGACAACAAGATCGTCTGGAAGTACGAACCGAAGCAGGATCCGAACGTCATTCCGGTGATGTGCTGCGACACCGTCAACCGCGGCGTTGCCTATGGCGACGGCAAGATCTTCCTGCACCAGGCCGACACCACGCTGGTGGCGCTCGATGCCAAGACCGGCAAGGTGGAATGGACGGTGAAGAACGGCGATCCCAGCAAGGGCTCGACCGGCACCTCCGCGCCGCTGGTGGTCAAGGACAAGGTGCTGCTCGGCATTTCCGGCGGCGAGTTCGGCGTCCAGGCTCATGTGACCGCCTACGACATCAAGACCGGCAAGCAGGTCTGGCGCGGCTACTCGGAAGGTCCGGATGACCAGCTTCTGGTCGACGACAAGACCACCGAGCTTGGCAAGCCGATCGGCAAGGATTCGAGCCTGAAGACCTGGCAGGGCGATCAGTGGAAGATCGGCGGCGGCGCGACCTGGGGCTGGATCTCCTACGATCCCGAACTGAACCTCGTCTATTACGGGTCGGGCAATCCCTCGACCTGGAATCCGAAGCAGCGTCCGGGCGACAACAAGTGGTCGATGACGATCTGGGCACGCAACCCGGATACCGGCGTCGCCAAGTGGGTCTACCAGATGACGCCCCATGACGAATGGGACTATGACGGCGTCAACGAGATGATCCTCTCGGATCAGACGATCGACGGCAAGGCGCGCAAGCTGCTGACCCACTTCGACCGTAACGGCCTCGGCTACACCCTCGATCGCGCCACCGGCGAACTGCTGGTCGCCGAGAAGTACGATCCGAAGGTGAACTGGACCTCCGGCGTCGACATGAAGAAGGACTCGCCGACCTATGGTCGTCCGAAGGTTCTTGATGCCGCGTCGACCGACAAGGCCGGTGAGGACGTCAACGTGAAGGGCATCTGCCCGGCAGCGCTCGGCTCGAAGGACGAGCAGCCGGCAGCCTACTCGCCGGATACGCAGCTGTTCTACGTGCCGACCAACCACGTCTGCATGGACTACGAGCCGTTCAAGGTGAGCTACACCGCAGGTCAGCCCTATGTCGGCGCGACGCTGTCGATGTATCCGCCTCCCGGTGAGACCAACATGGGCAACTTCATCGCCTGGGACGGCAAGACCGGCAAGATCGTGTGGTCGAACAAGGAGCAGTTCTCGGTCTGGTCGGGTGCGCTCGCGACCGCCGGCGGCGTGGTGTTCTACGGCACGCTGGAAGGCTACCTGAAGGCTGTCGACGCCAAGACGGGCAAGGAGCTCTACAAGTTCAAGACCCCGTCCGGCATCATCGGCAACGTCACCACCTATGAGCATGCCGGCAAGCAGTACGTCGCCATTCTGTCGGGTGTTGGCGGTTGGGCAGGCATCGGTCTCGCGGCCGGTCTGACTGATCCGACGGCCGGTCTTGGTGCAGTTGGCGGCTATGCCGCGCTGAGCAACTACACCGCGCTCGGTGGAACGCTCACCGTGTTCTCGCTGCCGCAGCAGTGA
- a CDS encoding c-type cytochrome, methanol metabolism-related, whose product MGGVASAEDAGDPTAVKSEDGKYLDKDGNPTFKVTADGTTDWYTYSGYRRYHSECHVCHGPDGMGSTYAPALANSLKTMTYPDFMGVVASGRKNVSTAQENVMPAFGDNPNVACYMDDLYVYLRARANDAVGRVRPAKHEDKSEAYGKAEDACMGHNDKK is encoded by the coding sequence ATGGGTGGAGTTGCCTCCGCCGAGGACGCTGGCGACCCGACCGCCGTCAAGTCCGAGGACGGCAAGTATCTCGACAAGGATGGAAACCCGACGTTCAAGGTTACGGCCGACGGCACGACGGACTGGTACACCTACTCCGGCTACCGCCGCTATCACTCGGAGTGCCACGTTTGCCACGGTCCCGACGGAATGGGATCGACCTACGCTCCGGCGCTGGCGAATTCGCTCAAGACCATGACCTATCCGGATTTCATGGGCGTGGTCGCTAGCGGGCGCAAGAACGTCTCGACGGCGCAGGAAAACGTCATGCCGGCATTCGGCGATAACCCGAACGTTGCCTGCTACATGGACGACCTCTATGTCTACCTGCGCGCCCGCGCCAATGATGCGGTTGGGCGTGTTCGGCCGGCCAAGCATGAAGACAAGTCGGAAGCCTATGGAAAGGCGGAAGACGCCTGCATGGGTCACAACGACAAGAAGTGA
- a CDS encoding GNAT family N-acetyltransferase — translation MDMLVKLYALPDSRPAYDRLLKAGIAMRRALAPEKHKVVAWVRETFSEAWASETEVAFSRQPVSCFIAIQQKKIVGFACHDAACRNFFGPTGVAPKAQQGGIGKALLFACLEDMKHEGFGYAIIGGVGPAEFYSKAVGAVAIEGSAPGIYRGLL, via the coding sequence ATGGACATGCTCGTCAAGCTCTACGCTCTGCCCGATTCCCGGCCCGCCTATGATCGATTGCTCAAGGCCGGAATTGCGATGCGCCGCGCGCTCGCGCCTGAAAAGCACAAGGTCGTGGCCTGGGTGCGGGAGACATTCAGCGAGGCGTGGGCCAGCGAAACCGAGGTCGCGTTCAGCCGCCAACCGGTCTCCTGCTTCATCGCGATCCAGCAAAAGAAGATCGTGGGATTTGCCTGCCACGACGCGGCCTGTCGCAACTTCTTCGGCCCGACCGGTGTCGCGCCGAAGGCGCAGCAGGGCGGAATCGGCAAGGCGCTGCTGTTCGCCTGCCTCGAGGACATGAAACACGAGGGTTTTGGCTATGCCATCATCGGCGGCGTCGGGCCGGCAGAATTCTATTCGAAGGCCGTCGGCGCGGTCGCCATCGAAGGCTCCGCGCCAGGAATCTATCGAGGATTGCTGTAG